A genomic region of Gossypium hirsutum isolate 1008001.06 chromosome D01, Gossypium_hirsutum_v2.1, whole genome shotgun sequence contains the following coding sequences:
- the LOC107933093 gene encoding ADP-ribosylation factor GTPase-activating protein AGD3 — MHFAKLDDSPMFRKQMQCMEESAELLRERSLRFFKGCRKYTEGLGEGYDGDIAFANALEMFGGGHNDNISVAFGGPVMTKFTIALREIGTYKEILRSQVETELNERLVQFVDTDLLEVKEARKRFDKASLIYDQAREKFLSLRKSTKSDIVNVLEEELHNARSTFEQARFNLVTALSTVEAKKRFEFLEAVSGTMDAHRRYFKQGYELLHQMEPYINQVLTYARQSRERSNYEQAALNERMQEYKRQVARESRWSSNGSPNGDGIQAIGRSSHKMIEAVMQSAAKGKVQTIRQGYLSKRSSNLRGDWKRRFFVLDSRGMLYYYRKQISKSSGSAGHLSGQRNNSDLGSGLLGRWLSSHNHGGVHDEKSVAHHTVNLLTSTIKVDADQSDLRFCFRIISPTKNYTLQAESALDQMDWIEKITGVIASLLNSQAPETCLSSSPMGSGHHRSTSESSFESSDFDHTAGQEYTSERNLVNAHNEHQSKASLHLRSSIKIEKPIDVLQRVCGNDKCADCGAPEPDWASLNLGVLVCIECSGVHRNLGVHISKVRSLTLDVKVWEPSVIGLFQSLGNTFANSVWEEFLQSRSALHVDLTLTGCYKSDKLQLLLTGKPCHTDSISAKEKFIHAKYAEKLFVRKPKDKQHPNPVAQQIWEGVHANDKKAVYRYIVSCEADINAVYEQSPGPSLTLAKALLLQEHANADNSSSYITADSSDRSSASSFNLVGTSESQITDDLDGCTLLHLACETADIGMLELLLQCGANINAMDSRSQTPLHRCIHRGKTAFAKLLLTRGADPHAINREGKTPLKLAVESDISDSEVLALLADANR, encoded by the exons ATGCATTTCGCTAAGCTCGATGACTCTCCCATGTTCCGCAAGCAG ATGCAATGCATGGAGGAAAGCGCAGAGTTGTTACGGGAGAGAAGCTTAAGGTTTTTTAAAGGATGTCGAAAATACAC TGAAGGACTTGGGGAGGGATATGATGGGGACATCGCCTTTGCAAATGCCCTTGAAATGTTTGGTGGAGGCCATAATGACAATATTAGTGTGGCTTTTGGAG GGCCTGTTATGACCAAGTTTACCATAGCATTGAGAGAAATTGGGACATACAAGGAAATTCTTCGATCCCAG gTTGAAACCGAGCTAAATGAAAGATTAGTGCAGTTTGTTGATACTGATTTACTTGAGGTCAAG GAAGCACGTAAGCGCTTCGACAAGGCTAGTCTCATTTATGACCAG GCTCGGGAAAAGTTTCTTTCACTGAGGAAAAGTACGAAGAGTGATATTGTCAATGTTTTGGAAGAG GAACTTCATAATGCGAGGTCGACATTTGAGCAAGCTCGTTTCAATCTA GTAACTGCTCTTTCAACTGTTGAAGCAAAAAAGAGATTTGAGTTTCTGGAAGCAGTCAGTGGGACTATGGATGCACATCGTCGTTACTTCAAACAG GGTTACGAATTATTGCATCAAATGGAGCCATATATTAATCAG GTCTTGACTTATGCACGACAATCAAGAGAAAGATCAAACTATGAGCAGGCAGCTTTAAATGAAAGAATGCAGGAGTACAAAAGGCAGGTTGCCAGAGAGAGTAGATGGTCTTCTAATGGTTCTCCTAACGGAGATGGTATACAAGCAATAGGTAGAAGTTCACATAAAATGATAGAGGCAGTTATGCAGTCTGCTGCAAAGGGAAAG GTTCAAACTATTCGACAAGGCTATCTCTCAAAACGTTCGTCAAACTTAAGAGGAGACTGGAAAAGAAGATTTTTTGTCCTTGATAGCCGAGGAATGCTGTATTACTACCGCAAGCAGATTAGTAAATCATCT GGGTCTGCCGGCCACCTTTCCGGTCAGAGAAATAACTCTGATCTTGGATCTGGATTATTGGGTCGGTGGCTTTCTTCTCATAATCATGGTGGCGTACATGATGAAAAATCTGTTGCCCATCACACTGTGAACCTGCTTACATCAACTATTAAAGTTGACGCTGACCAGTCAGATTTGAGATTTTGTTTTAGGATAATTTCTCCAACAAAGAATTACACTTTGCAG GCAGAGAGTGCACTAGATCAGATGGATTGGATTGAGAAAATAACTGGGGTTATTGCTTCATTACTTAATTCTCAGGCCCCTGAGACG TGTCTTTCTTCTAGTCCCATGGGAAGTGGTCATCATCGATCTACCAGTGAGAGTTCGTTTGAAAGTTCTGATTTTGATCATACTGCTGGTCAAGAATATACCTCTGAGAGAAACCTTGTTAATGCACATAATGAACACCAATCAAAAGCTTCACTACATCTAAGGTCCTCTATAAAAATCGAAAAGCCAATTGATGTACTGCAAAGAGTATGCGGCAATGATAAATGTGCAGATTGTGGTGCCCCTGAACCTGATTGGGCATCTTTGAATCTGGGTGTTCTTGTTTGTATTGAATGTTCCGGTGTTCATCGTAATCTCGGTGTTCACATATCAAAG GTTCGATCACTTACTCTCGATGTAAAAGTATGGGAGCCCTCTGTTATAGGTTTGTTTCAATCTCTCGGCAATACCTTTGCTAACTCAGTTTGGGAGGAATTTTTGCAGTCAAGAAGTGCTCTCCATGTCGATCTCACCCTCACggg CTGTTACAAGTCTGATAAACTGCAGTTGCTTCTTACGGGCAAGCCTTGTCATACTGATTCTATATCTGCAAAGGAGAAGTTCATTCATGCAAAG TACGCAGAAAAGCTTTTCGTTCGCAAGCCTAAAGACAAGCAACATCCTAATCCCGTGGCACAACAGATTTGGGAGGGTGTTCATGCCAATGACAAGAAGGCTGTATACCGTTATATTGTTAGTTGTGAAGCAGATATAAATGCAGTGTACGAACAATCTCCCGGGCCTTCATTAACCCTTGCCAAAGCGCTGCTACTGCAAGAACATGCGAATGCTGATAACAGCTCCAGTTACATAACAGCAGATTCATCTGATAGATCCTCTGCTAGCTCATTCAACTTGGTGGGAACCAGTGAGAGCCAAATCACAGACGATTTAGATGGTTGCACCCTACTTCACCTTGCCTGTGAAACTGCAGACATTGGCATGCTTGAACTTCTATTACAATGTGGAGCAAATATAAATGCAATGGATTCAAGAAGTCAAACGCCACTTCATCGATGTATTCACCGAGGCAAAACGGCATTTGCTAAATTACTACTTACCAG GGGAGCGGATCCACATGCGATAAATAGGGAAGGGAAAACCCCTCTTAAACTTGCAGTAGAATCTGATATCAGTGACAGTGAGGTCCTTGCTTTATTAGCAGATGCCAACCGGTAA